In Trichomycterus rosablanca isolate fTriRos1 chromosome 5, fTriRos1.hap1, whole genome shotgun sequence, the sequence GTAGCATTTGATTAGTAGAATTTATtgacatcctgtccagggtgtcttTCTGCTTTGCACAAGACACAGTGACCCAGACCAGGACAAAgtggttagtgaaaatgaatgccTCAATTTATAACAGTGTTTACATAAGTTATCGTTTATGTATGTTAATCTATGTAACAACTTGATTAaaacaaatgtgtttgtgtttcagaGTTTAAGGAAAATGTCCATAATAACGACTCACTTGCAATATCAGTGAGTATAGCTAAAATACTACACATTCACATCTGATCATAAGACATGATGGCAGACACCGTATTTAAAGTAGCGATGAGTTTTGTCAGTGATTAATCTGATTTTGTCTTCTCTGTTTAGACAAGAAGCCATCCAAAAGAAGTAAGTCAAAACAGAAATACTGTTGACAGATTTTATGGTGGCTTCATTTGTCATTTAAAGCCAAAACAACCAGTAATGATATGTCTGTCCTTCTCATTACAGTGTGGAGCACTCGAAAAACCTTCAGGATCAGCTTAGACATTTACTTAAATAATGCATAGgtgatcatttttattttttgtcttttctttaatttgttGTGGTGCATTGCTCTCCAAAGATTCAACAATTTTTGGGCCCTCAATACAAGCCTCATGACCTTGAGGTAACATGTTATttgtgttgtattattattgttgatgtTGAATTAGTATAATTTCTTATGTTAGGAGTTGTTAAAAAAACAGTTATGACACGTTTACATTTTAACTTATTTTCCTTATAGTTCAATAAATGATTGTCTGTTGCATACACATTGCTGAATACGTGTGACACCACTTGTTCTTTGCAGTAGTCACATAAGGGCATGTAATAAAACCTCACCCACATGTAATATCAGCAGTGCCTCAGCAAGGTCAAGCAGATGTCTGTCCTAGACCACAGCCTTGATTGTTACTCCTAGGAAGCTCTGCATTCCACTCCAAGGTTTTTACTTATCTTTGTAAACTGTGTGCACAAGCTTTTAGACACAACCCTCTTACAATGTGGAAGTATGAAAACAGTTTAAATGGTCATTTTTCCAAATAAATGGGAGTTAATTCTACATTTTGTGCTTAAAGCTGTGTTTTCCCTtagatattaatattaaataaaactacaTATTCGTACAATCTACAATATTTACTGTACTATGGGATCTTGAGACAAAAAGTAGTACAAGCTTATTATGTAGTTGTGCAGTCATTGAGGTGTCTACTTTAATTGTTCTGTTGCAGAGAATGTACTTTTTCTCGGTTCTGAGAATTCTACTTTAtcagccgtgtgtgtgtgagagtgtgtgagagtgtgtgagagagagagaatgttaTGACAGGTAATAGAGTGGTGAGATAATTACTGTAATGCAAAACATTAAGAAGACTGAGGACTTGGGACATGTACTGTTTTCTTGTTGTAAGAACTTGTTTTTGATTACAACAAAACACGCACCTTTGACAAGAGCTGATTGTACAGTTATTTTATGAATTTGGCTCCATCTACAGACCTAAATAACACAATGAAGGTCGTTGTGATTTTAAGTTTGTTCTTGAGCTCACACACTGCAtgtcatacagtacacacaacaTTCTTAGTGCTCAACCTCTTAGTGCACAATGTTTCACTTATCAAGACTATAAAACTTATCATGACTTCAAAAAGCAACTTTTGtatcacttgtcagtgcactcttgaCGCCGGTCCCAAGCCAGGATAAAAATACGAACAGCTACATCAAggggcatccagtgtaaaaactgtaccaaatcaggtatgcggaccagaatTATCCTGTTTTAAACATAGTGTGTTATATTAAGACTATCtgcaagcaaaataaaaataaaaaaaaacatgtaatagctaaataaatagataaacagaATACAatgaatgtgtttattaatttaaaagtcTGTTTAGTTTTCACCTTTATTATAACACatttgtaagaaaaaaaaaacctgtgtgCACTAAATCTGTCTGTGACTTTATTAGTGAAACAAGTTTGTTTTCTAGGACTCCAAGGCCTGTCTGCTTTTGTCCTACTATCTTCTAGATGCCAGTAGGttgattggctactctaaaattgtccctatgtgtgtgtttgtttaataggattttaacatcctgttgtacactttggttacattcataacaggtagttacaggttacactaATTATCAGTCATCATGTCAAACACTGTCACAGGCAATTTagtacctccaattcacctaacttacatgtctttggaatgtCGGGGGGTAACCAGAGCTCCAGGATGTAAGAAGAACGTACAAATTTAACACAGAAATGTACTGGATGACtccgcctgggaatcaaacccaggactttcttacCGTGAGGCGAGCCACCCCTTGGTGTGAACTAAAGGAGTGAGTGTGGTATGCCCTTTAATGGATTGACTGTTGATGGATTGGCTGCTGTCTGATAAGGAGTAGGCTCTAGACCACTAGgcccctgatcaggatgaagaaTGTTGTAGAGCTAAATaggtatatttatttaattgttattacttataattagggatgcatcaataccattttttcccaaccgagtacgagtacaagtacatgtatttttgtactcgccgatacctatttagaatgatgcaatctggagcattatggaatagtgtagtttttagtgtaaaatagtgcagtggaacagttgcttgggttgccatcactaattgtaaaaaaacaaaacaccgcacagacattattgagaaagcttctgacaagctaacgtaaacgttcattaataaacgcacgtaattaacgttgtgcacatcatacatgcgatgcgattctgctgattgaaatatttactttaaaaagataatacagtccgatcccatctgagccgattctatcagcacatccattcgtggttcacctcggtaaatcgtaaacgactctgagtcggctcccgctctgtggtaataaccagtataattaagcctgagctttataatgtaagcgagtcacacaaaatgttctgtagtagttggtgtttatttacaaccgcatcatttattataacagtaaacacagagagatgactgagaaaagaagcttaaaatgagtcgactcctgaatcacttgtatcgacactgtgaacacgagtattgaacacaaacacgtcctataacagcggtcgctctcggatgtttagtatcggagcctcgtttgcgagtgcgAGTAccagttaatgagcgcggtatcgggatAATACCCGAtgctagtatcggtactcatgcatctctacttaTAATTGTTGGGACAGTGAGTAGACCTTTGGACTGTGGCTGCATCCcacctctgccatgcagccactgttgggcctttgagcaaggcccttaaccctccctgctccaggggtgccatacaatggctgaccctgcactctgaccacagcttccaaacaagctgggatatgtgaagaaagaattttattgtactgtatatgtatttatgggaaataaaggtgttcttctatttacgttttcagcattttagcagacgcttttatccaaagtgacttacagtactgttacagtatacagtctaagcaattgagggttaagggccttgctcaagggcccaacagtggaaacctggcagtggtggggcttgaacccttttaattactagtccagtaccttaaccactaggctacatctagtcaactttatttatatagcgctttttacaatagacattgtctcaaagcaactttacaaaatccaggaccaacagatacaaaaacccctgttgagcaagccgagggcgactgtggcaaggaaaaactccctgataTTTACAGgaggaaaccttgagaggaaccagactcagcagggcccatccttcttgggtggcctggaggatactttaaataaataggatttacacaaatcatacaaaaacagaattaaatgaactaaaaattataactggcaataagtaaataaataataatagagttgttaataataatagagttattagtCAGTTCAGAATGTTatgaagtctgtagtgagttcttgtcattcttggtgcaaatactccagacccgtcacatccggcaggagcagcatcgtttgCACGGTCGTCtggacttcaatccttaacctcgggcggttaaacaggtttccatcagaaccaccttaaaactgtaaaacaacagaaaatgtagttaaaaatgtacagtgcTAGTTGAAAAATATAagtttagactccggcagcccgaattgttacagcataactaaaagggagagcgagcaggtgaTAACACTTCTAACActtgtacaaataataatagcagtagaAAAAGTATTAGATTTTGATATTatacttaaaatattaatatattaatagcaTATTTACAACTTGCAATATTACTATTACAATAAAACAACCTTTATTTTTGACTGATTTGTTTAGGTGTTTAATGCGGCGCACGGCGTTAGGACCGCGTTAACCTATAGCATAACGTCATTTGCTGTACTGTCAGATCGGTCCCGCCCCCAAACGTATGCCCGCTGCTGATTGGTCAGACCGGGTGTCAGTCAGCGGCTCTCTAGAGTGGAATAACAGTAGCGCTGTGTGTGTGGCGAGTCAGTGCGCCGCTGTGGTCAGTCAGTAATGTCATCATTATCAGCTCTCGCAGCTCAGCTCATGGCAAAGATGAAGCCGGACTCGGACTCTCTCTGATCGCTCCATCCAGTTTCCATTCAGCCCAAACGTGCCCCATGTAAACAGGGCAAACAAGCGCGGTGCATTTGCCCACTTCTAATATGGCGGCGCTCAGCCCGGTTAGATCGCTAACGGCTGTTTTTTTAATAGTCACGGGCGCTCTGATAAACCGCTCGGATTGCAGAGAAGACGCGGAGGAGACTGTCATCATCGGCCTGCGACTCGAAGATACGGACGACGTGTCTTACATGGATAACGGATACTTGCGGGTCAGTGAGCGATCGCGCGTCAGGTTGCGGGTTTACGGGCAGAACATTAATAACGAGACCTGGTCCAAGATCGCCTTCACCGAGCATGCGCGCAGCACCGTGTCCGGAGGATCGGACGGTCTGCTGGGCTTCAGTCACGGCGATCCGACTGTCCTCCATCCTTGTGGCGTACGATCGTCTGATATCATTATTCTTCCCAAAGTAGAAGTGAGCAGAAGAACCTCCGGCATCATCGAGATAGACGTGAAACCTCTGCGTAAAACCGAGAAGAGTAAACTCTACTACATGTGCATTGCTGCTCCCACACCTGATGCATGGTCCGAAAGCACCTGGGTCTACCATGAGGGCCATGACACCAAAGTCCTCGTCGTGGAGGAGAAGAAGTTCCTGATGCCTTTCTGGCTTCAGGTCATATTCATTGCCATGCTTCTGTGCTTGTCTGGCATGTTCAGCGGACTCAACCTGGGTCTGATGGCCCTTGACCCCATGGAGCTCAGGATAGTCCAGAACTGTGGCACTGAGAAAGAAAAGAACTATGCAAATAAGATCGAACCAGTGCGCAGTCAAGGGAATTATCTCCTCTGCTCCTTGCTTTTGGGTAATGTTCTGGTGAACACCACTTTAACCATTCTACTAGAAGACATCGCAGTTTCTGGTCTGATCGCAGTGGTGGTGTCTACGACCGGAATTGTGATATTTGGAGAAATCGTACCACAGGCGATATGTTCCAGGCATGGACTTGCTGTTGGTGCAAACACTTTGCTCTTAACCAAGTTCTTCATGATCCTTACATTCCCTGCATCCTATCCTGTCAGTAAACTTTTAGACCACGTCCTGGGACAGGAGATAGGCACGGTGTACAACCGAGAGAAGCTCCTGGAGATGCTCAGGGTCACAGACCCATACAACGATCTGGTTAAAGAGGAGCTGAACATTATACAGGGAGCTCTTGAGCTCAGGACTAAGACCGTCGAGGATGTTATGACACCGCTCCGAGACTGCTTCATGATTGCAAACGATGCGGTTCTCGATTTCAACACTATGTCTGAGATCATGGAGAGTGGGTACACACGCATTCCCGTGTTCGAGGGGGACAAGAGCAACATTGTAGACCTGCTCTTTGTAAAGGATCTGGCCTTTGTGGATCCAGATGACTGTACCCCACTGAAAACTATCACAAAATTTTACAGCCACCCACTGCACTTTGTCTTCAATGACACCAAGCTGGATGCAATGTTAGAAGAGTTCAAGAAAGGTATTACATCAGCTTTATTAATGGGTTCACCTAATTATATGTCATTTCTGTTTAACTGCAAAATAAGAAGGTACACTTACAAGGGGCATGATACCAAGTAGCATTTACCAATCAAAGGCCAAAATAGTATTAAAGCAAAGGGGCGCTGGAAAGGTGGGACTGATTTGCAGTGCCTGAAATAGAAAGGGGGCCTAAGTGTGCCCTGACATTAAAAATCATTTAAGAAGAGAAAAACACTCCACAGCAGGTGACCAAATCCATTAACAAATCATGGGGTCCAAAAAGGTACTGGTGTGGACAATGAGGATGATTTCAATGACCCTAAGTAGAGAGTGGGTCTAGGGTGTACCCTTACAATGAAATCCAAGCAGTGGATGCAATAAATACACCAGGAAGCCCACCATTTGCACAGAATCACAAGTTGACAAGGAGCCTCAGGTGTATCTTGAAAAGAGAGTCAAATTGTCCAGATCATCCCAGTCCAATAATTCCACAGAGGCAGAGCATTTGTACTTAGGTCTCTTTTAAAAATAGTACCAGCATCTCTGACATCAGATATGAATTGGATTAGTAAAATATTATGTCTGCAGTACTATTTGATATACTGGTACAGTAACTAAATGATTTCACCTTAATGTAGTTCAACATTACACATATTGCCCTAAAAAGAACATTGTAAgagagttgttgttttttttatgctgGAGGATGCCTGCATACCGTCTTGTCATTGTACTGGACCTTAGCTTAACCTTATTTACCGAAAATATTATGGGTGTCTAAAGTACTTCTGGGTGGCCGTACGGCTCAAGAAGGTACTATTAGTGTTGTACAGCAGGTCTAATTTTTGCCTTCAGTTAACTTGTGGAGTTTGACTTGTTCTTCTTGTGTCTTTGTAGGATTTCTCCTGCCATTTAAAAGCATGATGATATTTGGATTGGCTACTGTAATATGCCCTGTAATATAAAATAAGCGTAAATCAATAAGAGATTAAATGCTTTGCAGTGGAttagtgccctgtccagggtctaTTACAGAAGATGAATGAACGactctattattttttattgttggtATCCCAGAATCTAACCTTTAGAATCAGTGAAACAAGTGTTGTCTTATTTCTaagattttaattttaaaatctaaTGCTTGCATCACATTAACCCTAAATTTACACTTGAAACACTCTGGGACATTCTCAGTACTTTGACaacataaatacaattatttgttgtttaacagGCCTGATAGGCATTTTATATTGCATAATTACTATTATCATAACAAAATTCATTGATAAATCAACTTTTAAGGGCTTTTACTATGACAGTTTTTACTGCAGACCTTATCATATTTCACACTCTTtgaaataattccaaaaagttgACATATTCATAAAAGCAGCAACATTTAAAGGCAACACTTACTTTACACATGATTTTTACAACAGAAAATCATATCAgccaaaataaaacaacagatTTTAATTGTTCATCCCAAAATTCTTTTGTTAAAATACTGTAGTATCATATATAAAGGTGTAATAATTGTACTTATTCATTTACTTCAGTACCAGCTTTATCCTGATCCTGAACCTACCCAGAAAAAGTAGCTGTAGTAATTCTTTCTGCACATGGTACCAGTCCATTTCAGTTTAGAATAACCAGTGCAGCACCATGTATATTTTGGGAGGTGTGGGGAAACCAAGgtacctgtaaaaaatccaCATGACCATGGTAAGAACATGGCAAAGTTCTCACAGCACCCACACTTGCTGCACCACTGTACTGcttgttgttttgtttacacCTAATCACCACAGGCTGagggacatacagtgtatcacaaaagtgagtacacccctcacatttctgcaaatatttcattatatcttttcatgggacaacactatagacatgaaacttggatataacttagagtagtcagtgtacagcttgtatagcagtgtagatttactgtcttctgaaaataactcaacacacagccattaatgtctaaatagctggcaacataagtgagtacaccccacagtgaacatgtccaaattgtgcccaaatgtgtcgttgtccctccctggtgtcatgtgtcaaggtcccaggtgtaaatggggagcagggctgttaaatttggtgttttgggtacaattctctcatactggccactggatattcaacatggcacctcatggcaaagaactctctgaggatgtgagaaatagaattgttgctctccacaaagatggcctgggctataagaagattgctaacaccctgaaactgagctacagcatggtggccaaggtcatacagcggttttccaggacaggttccactcggaacaggcttcgccagg encodes:
- the cnnm2a gene encoding metal transporter CNNM2a isoform X2, producing the protein MAALSPVRSLTAVFLIVTGALINRSDCREDAEETVIIGLRLEDTDDVSYMDNGYLRVSERSRVRLRVYGQNINNETWSKIAFTEHARSTVSGGSDGLLGFSHGDPTVLHPCGVRSSDIIILPKVEVSRRTSGIIEIDVKPLRKTEKSKLYYMCIAAPTPDAWSESTWVYHEGHDTKVLVVEEKKFLMPFWLQVIFIAMLLCLSGMFSGLNLGLMALDPMELRIVQNCGTEKEKNYANKIEPVRSQGNYLLCSLLLGNVLVNTTLTILLEDIAVSGLIAVVVSTTGIVIFGEIVPQAICSRHGLAVGANTLLLTKFFMILTFPASYPVSKLLDHVLGQEIGTVYNREKLLEMLRVTDPYNDLVKEELNIIQGALELRTKTVEDVMTPLRDCFMIANDAVLDFNTMSEIMESGYTRIPVFEGDKSNIVDLLFVKDLAFVDPDDCTPLKTITKFYSHPLHFVFNDTKLDAMLEEFKKGKSHLAIVQRVNNEGEGDPFYEVLGIVTLEDVIEEIIKSEILDETDLYTDNKTKKRITHRDRKQDFSVFKQTDNETGVKISPQLLLATLRFLATEVDSFGPAQMSEKILLRLLKHPNVIQELKYDDKNKKMLEHYLFQRNKPVDYFILILQGKVEVEAGKEGMKFKAGPFSYYGMIALTSSPENKSPPRPFGLNHSDSVNRNDRLEAITPTLASSNNQLNAFLQIYVPDYSVRAASDLLYIKVTRQQYQNALMASRLDKTPQSTDSEFPKIELTLTEHQDRSGGESTSLLITQHNSNNTYKSNHITHSDGTI
- the cnnm2a gene encoding metal transporter CNNM2a isoform X1, which translates into the protein MAALSPVRSLTAVFLIVTGALINRSDCREDAEETVIIGLRLEDTDDVSYMDNGYLRVSERSRVRLRVYGQNINNETWSKIAFTEHARSTVSGGSDGLLGFSHGDPTVLHPCGVRSSDIIILPKVEVSRRTSGIIEIDVKPLRKTEKSKLYYMCIAAPTPDAWSESTWVYHEGHDTKVLVVEEKKFLMPFWLQVIFIAMLLCLSGMFSGLNLGLMALDPMELRIVQNCGTEKEKNYANKIEPVRSQGNYLLCSLLLGNVLVNTTLTILLEDIAVSGLIAVVVSTTGIVIFGEIVPQAICSRHGLAVGANTLLLTKFFMILTFPASYPVSKLLDHVLGQEIGTVYNREKLLEMLRVTDPYNDLVKEELNIIQGALELRTKTVEDVMTPLRDCFMIANDAVLDFNTMSEIMESGYTRIPVFEGDKSNIVDLLFVKDLAFVDPDDCTPLKTITKFYSHPLHFVFNDTKLDAMLEEFKKGKSHLAIVQRVNNEGEGDPFYEVLGIVTLEDVIEEIIKSEILDETDLYTDNKTKKRITHRDRKQDFSVFKQTDNETGVKISPQLLLATLRFLATEVDSFGPAQMSEKILLRLLKHPNVIQELKYDDKNKKMLEHYLFQRNKPVDYFILILQGKVEVEAGKEGMKFKAGPFSYYGMIALTSSPVPLSLSRTFVVSRAESLAGSPENKSPPRPFGLNHSDSVNRNDRLEAITPTLASSNNQLNAFLQIYVPDYSVRAASDLLYIKVTRQQYQNALMASRLDKTPQSTDSEFPKIELTLTEHQDRSGGESTSLLITQHNSNNTYKSNHITHSDGTI